A genomic window from Lutra lutra chromosome 17, mLutLut1.2, whole genome shotgun sequence includes:
- the PMFBP1 gene encoding polyamine-modulated factor 1-binding protein 1 isoform X1 translates to MLKLKGELRGAKEMKDEAGERDREVSSLNNKLLSLQVDIKNLHDVCKRQGKTLQENQLCVEEAMMSGNHNKKQALAFQESRMEFEPSKQCHLRQLQQLKKKLLALQQELEFRTEELQTSYCSLLQYQSVLEKQTSDLVLLHHHCKLKEDEVILYEEEMGNHNENTGEKLHLAQEQLALAGDKIVSLERSLSLYRDKYQTSLSNIELLECQVKMLEGELSGIVSQETENKGDHSKVRIYTSSCMIQEHQETLKRLSEVWQKVSEQDDLIQELRNKLACSNALVLEREEALIKLQADFASYTATHRHPPSSSEDCEDIKKILKHLQEQKDSQCLHVEEYQNLVKDLRMELEAVSEQKKNIMKDMMKLELDLHGLREETSAHMERKDKEVSILQRRLQELQMQFTETQKLGLKKDKLLQEKDEMLHELEKELSQAQNSLMKKEMELEKQQRMAAELESTIQEVKQDKSRAECGALRAEIQKLKDSLEDAQQQQKLAAQQASQYKEETLLAKNSLEDAQRKLQSYLFLEKQKTETIQELQRELQKLQKDSLMAGEELAPNRKRIEELTLELSETRKKLENSEKEKRQFQKTTTEQEMKLNELLDHLKLLQHQHREQGSAKTSLTEELQEVTRLLEEKREQLKKSKEQEKLLEQELETFRQEEKRKEKMTKENLRMLEEENENVKAQLMQCSAQLESSLSKQNASQQVIQELNNELVLQKDALESLQVQLEKAVHKEKQYLQTMVTKEAYEELSRKSVACQDDLTQTLEKLNHTTSETKSLHRSLAQAQERKAQLEDEILAYEERMKKLNMELKKLQGFQQQSELEVQAFDKKLEEMSNQVLQWQKQHQSDLKMLAAKEEQLRAFQEEMAALKENLLADEKEPSSVPQRSVTKDTCRLRRENDQIMSNMEQWAKEQKIANEKLGNKLREQVKYIAKLTGEKEHLHNVMVHLQQENKKLKTEIEEKKLKTGHPRLYTKALGPSKTEPIQKGKVCATLGWRGTTQDMSQRMDITKFVGIPHCSGAGKREFYQFYQ, encoded by the exons AATAAGAAACAAGCATTAGCATTCCAGGAGTCACGGATGGAGTTTGAGCCCAGTAAACAGTGCCATCTGAGACAACTCCAACAACTCAAGAAAAAATTGCTAGCCCTTCAGCAAGAACTGGAGTTTCGCACAGAGGAGTTGCAGACTTCTTACTGTTCCCTTCTGCAATATCAGTCTGTCctagagaagcagacttccgacCTGGTTCTTCTCCACCATCACTGCAAACtgaaagaagatgag GTGATTCTCTatgaggaggaaatgggaaatcATAATGAGAACACAGGCGAGAAGCTCCATTTGGCCCAGGAGCAACTTGCTTTGGCCGGGGACAAGATCGTCTCCCTAGAAAGGAGTTTAAGCCTCTACAGGGATAAATACCAGACTTCCCTGAGCAACATCGAGTTACTGGAGTGCCAAGTAAAGATGTTGGAGGGGGAGCTCAGCGGGATCGTCAGTCAG GAGACTGAGAATAAGGGTGATCATTCAAAAGTGCGTATATACACGTCTTCCTGCATGATTCAAGAGCATCAGGAGACCCTGAAACGACTGTCTGAAGTCTGGCAAAAGGTCTCTGAACAGGATGATCTAATCCAGGAACTTCGAAATAAATTAGCCTGCAGCAATGCTTTG GTACTAGAGCGTGAAGAGGCTTTGATAAAATTACAAGCGGACTTTGCTTCCTATACAGCCACCCACAGACATCCTCCTAGTTCCTCAGAAGATTGTGAAGACATTAAAAAG ATACTGAAGCACTTGCAGGAGCAGAAAGACAGCCAGTGCCTACACGTGGAGGAGTATCAGAACCTAGTGAAGGACTTGCGCATGGAGCTAGAGGCTGTGtcagagcagaagaaaaacatcatGAAGG ACATGATGAAGCTGGAACTGGACTTGCATGGGCTGCGGGAGGAGACATCTGCCCATATGGAGAGGAAGGATAAGGAGGTTTCCATCCTGCAAAGGCGGCTGCAGGAGCTACAGATGCAGTTCACAGAGACCCAGAAGCTGGGCTTGAAGAAAGACAAG CTCCTCCAAGAGAAAGATGAAATGCTGCATGAGCTCGAGAAAGAACTGTCACAGGCTCAGAACAGCCTCATGAAAAAGGAGATGGAGTTGGAGAAGCAGCAACGAATGGCAGCAGAACTTGAAAGCACCATCCAGGAGGTGAAGCAGGACAAGTCCAGGGCAGAGTGTGGGGCCCTGCGAGCTGAGATCCAGAAGCTGAAGGACAGTCTCGAAGATGCCCAACAGCAACAGAAGCTGGCCG CTCAGCAAGCCTCCCAGTACAAAGAAGAGACCCTTCTGGCAAAGAATAGCCTGGAGGATGCGCAGAGGAAACTGCAAAGCTACCTTTTCCTGGAGAAGCAGAAGACAGAGACCATTCAGGAGCTGCAGAGAGAACTTCAGAAGCTGCAGAAGGATTCCTTGATGGCTGGAGAAGAGCTCGCCCCCAACAG GAAGCGGATAGAGGAGCTGACATTGGAACTCTCTGAGACCCGGAAGAAGcttgaaaattcagaaaaggaaaagaggcagTTCCAGAAGACCACGACTGAGCAGGAAATGAAGCTGAATGAACTGCTAGACCATCTAAAACTCCTTCAACACCAG CACAGGGAGCAAGGCTCTGCCAAAACCAGTCTAACCGAGGAGCTTCAGGAGGTGACAAGATTACTGGAGGAGAAACGGGAGCAgttgaaaaagagcaaagaacagGAGAAGTTGCTGGAGCAAGAGCTTGAGACATTCCgacaggaggaaaaaaggaaagaaaaaatg ACAAAGGAAAATTTGCGGATgttggaggaggaaaatgagaatgTCAAAGCACAGTTAATGCAATGTTCCGCGCAGCTGGAATCCTCTCTGAGCAAACAAAACGCCTCCCAGCAAGTCATCCAAGAGCTAAACAATGAG CTAGTCCTTCAGAAGGATGCCCTAGAGAGTCTGCAGGTCCAGCTGGAGAAGGCTGTGCACAAGGAGAAGCAATATCTGCAGACCATGGTCACTAAAGAAGCCTATGAGGAACTGTCCCGAAAGTCAGTCGCGTGCCAAGATGACCTGACACAAACTCTCGAGAAG CTCAATCATACGACCTCAGAGACCAAGAGCCTGCACCGAAGCTTGGCACAGGCCCAGGAGAGGAAAGCTCAGCTGGAAGATGAAATCCTTGCTTACGAGGAGAGGATGAAAAAGCTCAACATGGAACTAAAAAAACTGCAGGGCTTCCAACAGCAGAGTGAGCTAGAG GTTCAAGCCTTCGACAAGAAGCTGGAGGAGATGAGCAACCAAGTGTTGCAGTGGCAGAAGCAGCACCAGAGTGACCTCAAGATGCTAGCAGCTAAAGAAGAGCAGCTCCGGGCTTTCCAGGAGGAAATGGCCGCCCTGAAAGAGAACCTCCTGGCAGATGAGAAGGAG CCCTCTAGTGTGCCCCAGAGGTCTGTGACTAAAGACACCTGTAGGCTACGCCGAGAGAATGATCAGATTATGTCCAACATGGAGCAATGGGCAAAAGAGCAGAA GATCGCCAATGAGAAACTAGGAAACAAGCTCCGTGAGCAAGTCAAATATATTGCTAAGCTGACTGGTGAAAAGGA acaCCTCCACAATGTAATGGTCCATCTGCAGCAGGAAAACAAGAAACTGAAGACTGAGATAGAGGAGAAGAAGCTGAAAACCGGGCACCCAAGGCTATACACCAAAGCCCTGGGCCCAAGCAAGACGGAGCCCATACAGAAGGGAAAAGTGTGTGCCACCTTGGGCTGGAGGGGTACGACCCAGGACATGAGCCAAAGAATGGACATCACCAAGTTTGTTGGGATTCCCCACTGCTCAG
- the PMFBP1 gene encoding polyamine-modulated factor 1-binding protein 1 isoform X2 produces the protein MLKLKGELRGAKEMKDEAGERDREVSSLNNKLLSLQVDIKNLHDVCKRQGKTLQENQLCVEEAMMSGNHNKKQALAFQESRMEFEPSKQCHLRQLQQLKKKLLALQQELEFRTEELQTSYCSLLQYQSVLEKQTSDLVLLHHHCKLKEDEVILYEEEMGNHNENTGEKLHLAQEQLALAGDKIVSLERSLSLYRDKYQTSLSNIELLECQVKMLEGELSGIVSQETENKGDHSKVRIYTSSCMIQEHQETLKRLSEVWQKVSEQDDLIQELRNKLACSNALVLEREEALIKLQADFASYTATHRHPPSSSEDCEDIKKILKHLQEQKDSQCLHVEEYQNLVKDLRMELEAVSEQKKNIMKDMMKLELDLHGLREETSAHMERKDKEVSILQRRLQELQMQFTETQKLGLKKDKLLQEKDEMLHELEKELSQAQNSLMKKEMELEKQQRMAAELESTIQEVKQDKSRAECGALRAEIQKLKDSLEDAQQQQKLAAQQASQYKEETLLAKNSLEDAQRKLQSYLFLEKQKTETIQELQRELQKLQKDSLMAGEELAPNRKRIEELTLELSETRKKLENSEKEKRQFQKTTTEQEMKLNELLDHLKLLQHQHREQGSAKTSLTEELQEVTRLLEEKREQLKKSKEQEKLLEQELETFRQEEKRKEKMTKENLRMLEEENENVKAQLMQCSAQLESSLSKQNASQQVIQELNNELVLQKDALESLQVQLEKAVHKEKQYLQTMVTKEAYEELSRKSVACQDDLTQTLEKLNHTTSETKSLHRSLAQAQERKAQLEDEILAYEERMKKLNMELKKLQGFQQQSELEVQAFDKKLEEMSNQVLQWQKQHQSDLKMLAAKEEQLRAFQEEMAALKENLLADEKEPSSVPQRSVTKDTCRLRRENDQIMSNMEQWAKEQKIANEKLGNKLREQVKYIAKLTGEKEHLHNVMVHLQQENKKLKTEIEEKKLKTGHPRLYTKALGPSKTEPIQKGKVCATLGWRGTTQDMSQRMDITKFVGIPHCSGSSYC, from the exons AATAAGAAACAAGCATTAGCATTCCAGGAGTCACGGATGGAGTTTGAGCCCAGTAAACAGTGCCATCTGAGACAACTCCAACAACTCAAGAAAAAATTGCTAGCCCTTCAGCAAGAACTGGAGTTTCGCACAGAGGAGTTGCAGACTTCTTACTGTTCCCTTCTGCAATATCAGTCTGTCctagagaagcagacttccgacCTGGTTCTTCTCCACCATCACTGCAAACtgaaagaagatgag GTGATTCTCTatgaggaggaaatgggaaatcATAATGAGAACACAGGCGAGAAGCTCCATTTGGCCCAGGAGCAACTTGCTTTGGCCGGGGACAAGATCGTCTCCCTAGAAAGGAGTTTAAGCCTCTACAGGGATAAATACCAGACTTCCCTGAGCAACATCGAGTTACTGGAGTGCCAAGTAAAGATGTTGGAGGGGGAGCTCAGCGGGATCGTCAGTCAG GAGACTGAGAATAAGGGTGATCATTCAAAAGTGCGTATATACACGTCTTCCTGCATGATTCAAGAGCATCAGGAGACCCTGAAACGACTGTCTGAAGTCTGGCAAAAGGTCTCTGAACAGGATGATCTAATCCAGGAACTTCGAAATAAATTAGCCTGCAGCAATGCTTTG GTACTAGAGCGTGAAGAGGCTTTGATAAAATTACAAGCGGACTTTGCTTCCTATACAGCCACCCACAGACATCCTCCTAGTTCCTCAGAAGATTGTGAAGACATTAAAAAG ATACTGAAGCACTTGCAGGAGCAGAAAGACAGCCAGTGCCTACACGTGGAGGAGTATCAGAACCTAGTGAAGGACTTGCGCATGGAGCTAGAGGCTGTGtcagagcagaagaaaaacatcatGAAGG ACATGATGAAGCTGGAACTGGACTTGCATGGGCTGCGGGAGGAGACATCTGCCCATATGGAGAGGAAGGATAAGGAGGTTTCCATCCTGCAAAGGCGGCTGCAGGAGCTACAGATGCAGTTCACAGAGACCCAGAAGCTGGGCTTGAAGAAAGACAAG CTCCTCCAAGAGAAAGATGAAATGCTGCATGAGCTCGAGAAAGAACTGTCACAGGCTCAGAACAGCCTCATGAAAAAGGAGATGGAGTTGGAGAAGCAGCAACGAATGGCAGCAGAACTTGAAAGCACCATCCAGGAGGTGAAGCAGGACAAGTCCAGGGCAGAGTGTGGGGCCCTGCGAGCTGAGATCCAGAAGCTGAAGGACAGTCTCGAAGATGCCCAACAGCAACAGAAGCTGGCCG CTCAGCAAGCCTCCCAGTACAAAGAAGAGACCCTTCTGGCAAAGAATAGCCTGGAGGATGCGCAGAGGAAACTGCAAAGCTACCTTTTCCTGGAGAAGCAGAAGACAGAGACCATTCAGGAGCTGCAGAGAGAACTTCAGAAGCTGCAGAAGGATTCCTTGATGGCTGGAGAAGAGCTCGCCCCCAACAG GAAGCGGATAGAGGAGCTGACATTGGAACTCTCTGAGACCCGGAAGAAGcttgaaaattcagaaaaggaaaagaggcagTTCCAGAAGACCACGACTGAGCAGGAAATGAAGCTGAATGAACTGCTAGACCATCTAAAACTCCTTCAACACCAG CACAGGGAGCAAGGCTCTGCCAAAACCAGTCTAACCGAGGAGCTTCAGGAGGTGACAAGATTACTGGAGGAGAAACGGGAGCAgttgaaaaagagcaaagaacagGAGAAGTTGCTGGAGCAAGAGCTTGAGACATTCCgacaggaggaaaaaaggaaagaaaaaatg ACAAAGGAAAATTTGCGGATgttggaggaggaaaatgagaatgTCAAAGCACAGTTAATGCAATGTTCCGCGCAGCTGGAATCCTCTCTGAGCAAACAAAACGCCTCCCAGCAAGTCATCCAAGAGCTAAACAATGAG CTAGTCCTTCAGAAGGATGCCCTAGAGAGTCTGCAGGTCCAGCTGGAGAAGGCTGTGCACAAGGAGAAGCAATATCTGCAGACCATGGTCACTAAAGAAGCCTATGAGGAACTGTCCCGAAAGTCAGTCGCGTGCCAAGATGACCTGACACAAACTCTCGAGAAG CTCAATCATACGACCTCAGAGACCAAGAGCCTGCACCGAAGCTTGGCACAGGCCCAGGAGAGGAAAGCTCAGCTGGAAGATGAAATCCTTGCTTACGAGGAGAGGATGAAAAAGCTCAACATGGAACTAAAAAAACTGCAGGGCTTCCAACAGCAGAGTGAGCTAGAG GTTCAAGCCTTCGACAAGAAGCTGGAGGAGATGAGCAACCAAGTGTTGCAGTGGCAGAAGCAGCACCAGAGTGACCTCAAGATGCTAGCAGCTAAAGAAGAGCAGCTCCGGGCTTTCCAGGAGGAAATGGCCGCCCTGAAAGAGAACCTCCTGGCAGATGAGAAGGAG CCCTCTAGTGTGCCCCAGAGGTCTGTGACTAAAGACACCTGTAGGCTACGCCGAGAGAATGATCAGATTATGTCCAACATGGAGCAATGGGCAAAAGAGCAGAA GATCGCCAATGAGAAACTAGGAAACAAGCTCCGTGAGCAAGTCAAATATATTGCTAAGCTGACTGGTGAAAAGGA acaCCTCCACAATGTAATGGTCCATCTGCAGCAGGAAAACAAGAAACTGAAGACTGAGATAGAGGAGAAGAAGCTGAAAACCGGGCACCCAAGGCTATACACCAAAGCCCTGGGCCCAAGCAAGACGGAGCCCATACAGAAGGGAAAAGTGTGTGCCACCTTGGGCTGGAGGGGTACGACCCAGGACATGAGCCAAAGAATGGACATCACCAAGTTTGTTGGGATTCCCCACTGCTCAG